The DNA region CGCGTGGGCGCCGACCGCTACGAATATGGCCTGGTATCCCTGCTTCTTCAGGTCGTCAACAGTGACGTCCTTGCCCACCTTCACGCCCGTCTTGATTTCGACGCCGAGGGCCTTGAACGACTCGATCTCGGCGGCGAGGAGCTTCTTGGGCAGCCTGTACTCGGGGATGCCGACCGCGAGCATGCCGCCCGCCACCGGCAGGGCCTCGAACACGGTAACCTTGTAACCCTTCAAGGCCAGGTAGTGCGCGCAGCTGAGGCCCGCGGGGCCCGCCCCTACGACGGCGACCTTCTTTCCGTTGGTCTTCGCCGGCGCGAACGTCGGGAGCTCGCCCTTGTTCTCGAGTTCCCAGTCCGCCGCGAACCGCTTCAGCGTCCTGATGGCGACCGGCTGCTCGATCTGCGCCCTGCGGCACTTCGACTCGCACGGGTGGTCGCACACGCGGCCGCACACGAGCGGGAACGGGTTGTCACGCTTGACCGTGAGGTAGGCGTCCGCATGCTTCTTCTGCTTGATGTAGTCAACGTATATTGGTACGTCGATCCCCGCGGGGCACGTGTTCTGGCACGGTGAATCGAACAGCGTCGCGCAGACGGAAGCGCGGCACTTTTTCTCGCGGATGTGCTCGTCGTACTCCTCGCGGAAGTACTTGATCGTGCTCAGCACTGGGTTCGGCGCCGTCTGGCCGAGCCCGCAGAGCGCCGCGTTCTTGATCTGTTTGCCGAGCTCGATCAGCAGCTCGACGTCGCCTTCCTTGCCCTGTCCCTTGGTGATCCTGTCGAGTATCTCGTACATGCGCTTCGTGCCGATCCTGCACGGCGCGCACTTGCCGCACGATTCGTCCTGGCAGAACTCGAGGAAGAACTTGGCCAGGTCAACCATGCAGGTGTCTTCGTCCATGATGATGAGGCCGCCCGACCCCATGATCGTGCCGAGCGCAGCCAGTGACTCGTAATCGACGGGGGTGCTCAGGTATTCGGGTGGTATGCAGCCGCCGGACGGGCCACCGGTCTGGGCCGCCTTGAACTTCTTCCCCTTCGGGATGCCCCCACCGATGTCGTAGATGATCTCCCCGAGGGGGATGCCCATCGGCACTTCGACGAGGCCGGTGTTCTGGATCTTCCCGGCCAGCGCGAACACCTTGGTGCCCTTCGACTTCTCGGTGCCGAGGGAGGCGAACCACTCGGGGCCCTTGAGAATGATCGGCGGGACGTTTGCCCAGGTCTCGACGTTGTTGAGCACGGTGGGCTTGTCCCAGAGTCCCGACTGGGCGGGGAACGGGGGCCTGGGCCTCGGCTCGCCGCGCTTGCCCATGACGGAGGCGAGCAGCGCGGTCTCCTCGCCGCACACGAACGCGCCGGCGCCGACTCTGATCTCCAGGTCGAAACTGAACGGCGTGCCGAATATGTTATTCCCGAGCAGGCCGTACTCGCGCGCCTGCACTATGGCCTTGCCGAGCCTCTCAACCGCGAGCGGGTACTCGGCGCGGACGTAAACGTATCCCTGGTTGGCGCCGATCGCGTACCCGCATATCGCCATCGCCTCGATGACCGTATGCGGGTCGCCCTCCAGGACCGACCTGTCCATGAACGCGCCCGGGTCACCTTCGTCCGCGTTGCACACGACGTACTTGGGAGAACCCTGCGCCTTGGCCGTGAACTCCCACTTCATTCCCGTGGGGAAGCCGGCGCCGCCCCGGCCGCGCAGCCCCGACCGCTTGACCGCATCGATTACCTGCTCCGGGGTCATCGAGGAAAGCACCTTGCCGAGGGCGCTGTAGCCGTCCCTGGCGATGTACTCCTCGATGGATTCGGGATTAATCACACCCGTGTTTCGTAGCGCAATCCTGGTCTGCTTCGTGAAGAAGTCGATCTCCTCGATCTTAGGCACGACCATCCTGGTGCCCGGCTCGCTGTACAGGAGGCGTTCCACCGTGCGGCCCTTCAGCAGGTGCTGCTCGACAATGTCTCCCACGTCTTCGGGCTTTACCTTGCGGTAGAACACTCCCTCGGGATACACGACCACGATCGGACCCATATCGCACGGGCCCATGCAGCCGGTCTCGACCACACGGACCTCCTTCTCCAGATTGAACCGCTTGATGCCTTCAAGCAGGGCCGACTCGACGGCTTTACATCCGGACGAAACGCACCCGGCCCCGGCGCAAACCAGGACGTGGGAGCGATAGAATTCCATGTGCGAAACCCCCTTCGTCTACTGTTTCCTGGCGATGACCCATTCCCCGATGATTTGGCCGTTGACGACGTGCTTGGCCACGATCTGGCGCGCCTTCTCGGCATTCACGTAGGAATAGGTGACCTTTTCCTCGCCGGGCCTGATGACGTCAACGAGTGGTTCGTATTCGCACAGGCCGACGCACCCTGTCTGCGTCACGGTCACGTCGGTTATGTTTCGCGCGGCGAGCTCCGCGAGGATGGCCGCCATGACGTCGCGAGCGCCGGCGGCTATGCCGCAAGTGCCCATCCCCACGACCACCCTCGTCTCCTTCTCGCCCTCGCGGACCCGCATTCGCTCCTGGACTTCCTTGCGGATCCTCTCAAGGTCCTGCAGAGACTTCATTCTCGAGCACCTCCGATTTCTCTCAAACTCTCTCTCAGATAACCCTCTATCCAGGTAAGGACCGTTGGATTGCCTACCGGCACGTCACCCAGCCTGTCCTGGAGTTCCGCCGTGTCCAGCTCGAAGCTCCTGCCATCGACCGAGTGCCTGTAAGTCACCCGCACCCCCGGGTTACCGCCCACCACGACCGCCACGGTCCTGGCGACGTCCCCGAGCGGCGCCCTGTCCACGTGGCTCCTCCGGAACCACGCGGTGACTCTGGTGCCGCGACCTTTTACTGAATCTATGGTCATGCCGCCTTCAGAGCCCCTGGCGGCCGCATCGAGAAGAGGGAGTCCCAACCCGACTTTCCTGGTGGTCCTGGTCGTGACGAAAGGGTCGATCACGCGCCGGACCAGGTCCTTATCCATCCCTCTCCCGTTGTCTTCAACCGTTATTGTCAGGCGGTCGGTCACGAGGTCCTCATCTACCCCGATGATGACCCGGTCCGCACCGGCCTCGATAGAATTGGTCACGAGGTCCAGTATGTGAAGGGCCAGTTCCTCCACTCGACCAACCAGCCTTTCCCTTACCCGCCTTACTTGTACGCTCCCAGGATACCCGGCACCATGTCGGGCTTGAGCCTTGCGTGCACGTCCTCGCCGATCATGAACACCGGGCCGAGGCCGCACGCGCCGAGGCACCTGACGATCTCGATCGAGAACTTGTGGTCGTCGGTTGTGTCGCCCGCGGGGATGCCGAGCTCCTTCTCGAGCCTCTCGATGACCCTCTGGGCTCCTCTCACGTAGCACGCGGTGCCCTTGCACACCTGGACGTTGTACTTCCCCTTCGGCTTGAGGGAGAAGAACGCGTAGAACGTGGCGACCCCGTAGACCTCGTTGAGGGGAACGCCGAGTCCCTCCGATACCTTGAGGAGGACCTCCTTCGGTAGATAGCCGTACGCAATCTGCACCTGGTGCAGCACTTGAATGAGCCCGCTGGGGACCCCCTTGTACCTGGCTATGACCTCCTCGATTCTCCTGTCGATCTCTTCCTGACAAACCGTGGCCTCTATAGCTGCCAACTCCGTTCCTCCTTCCTCATCCGGTTGCCGCCGCACACCGACTACTCGAGAACCACCACCCTTCTCAATCCCTCACCCCTCAGGGCCGCCCGCATCTCGGCGATGCTCACTCCGGCGATGTGGAACGCGGTCACCGCGGACCCGACCTCCCCTATCGAGTGGGCGTCGGACGACCGGACCACTCCGCAGTCGCGGAGGTGCCGCCGGATCCCCGGCGGGATGCTCCCCGCTTCAAAACGCTGCGAAATCTCAACGGCATCAAAATGGACGTCCGGCGGAATGAACCCCAGCGTACCGATCACGCTGAACGCCGGGCGGTCCACGTGGGCCGCGATCATAATACCCCCGAGCCGGTCCATTTCCAGGGCGAGTTCATCGAGTCCAGCCGAGACCGCCGCGTACAGCGGCATCGTGCACTCCCCGAGCACCCGGTCATCCTCGTCGTACAGGATCTGTCTGCCGAATACCTGCGGGCTGTATGGCAGTTCTGGGAGCCTCTCGTATACCCAATCTTGCAGGAGCCGTGCCCGTTCAACCGTTTCGAACAGGCAAATAACATGGACCTCTTCCCTCGTCTGGACCTCCATTCCGGGCAGTACCCGAACCGGAGTGCCCTCCGCCGCCTTCGTCACCGCTCCCGCGTTCGCGGCCGAGTTGTGGTCCGTTATGCCGAGGATCGATATCCCCCGCTCCCCGGCCGCGCGTACGATGCGGCTGGGTGACATCCCGTCGTGCGCGCACGGTGACAGCGCCGTGTGGACGTGAAGGTCCGCGCCGTACCACGAGAGGTCCAACTGCGCTACCCCCTAACAGGGATCCTGTAATAGGGAGTAGAGCCTGCCCGCCACCTCGAACGACGGGTCGCCGCTCAACAGCACCGTCACTCCCTCCTCGGCGGCCTTCTCCAGCGTATCGGAGTCAGGCTGCTTCCCGCCGGCGATTATCACCGCTGCTACCCCTGTCAGGACCGCCACCGCGATCACGTTCCTGTGCGTCTGGATCGTAATCCAGGCGTGACCCTCCCTGGCGTTGGCCATCACGTCACTCAGGAGGTCGGAGCAATACCCGCCGGTTACGGTTCTATCCATGGGACCATCCCCGGCGGCGCTGGCCACGATCCTGAGGCCCATCTCTTTCGCCATCTCGCGAACGTTCACCGGCCTATTTCGCCCCCTTCACCTTACCGGGGTCGCCGGCGTTACCACCGGCATTCCCCGGGTCGCTGCCGCCGCCGGCGCCGCCGGCGTCGGCCTGTGCGGCACCCTGTGTGGCTCCGGGCGTGTGCTGGCCAGCCGCCATCGGAGGCGGTAGCCGCCTCGCGAGGTCCACTACCTGTTCCGCCAGGACCTGCACGCGTTCGCGAAGCTTGAACGTGCAGTCGGTCTCGGCCGCTGTCCCGCGGACGATATCCTCCGCAAGCGCCCGGCAGCTGGGTGACCCACACGATCCGCAGTCGAGGCCGGGGAGGCCCTTGAGGGTCTCCTCCAGCGCCTGCATCTTCGAGATCGCCTTCGTGACGTCGGAGTCGAGCGCCATAACGCTCCTCGGGCGGATCTCACTCCTGAGAGAGAAGAACCCCTCCGCCGCGGCCCCCGCCGCCCAGTTTTCATCTACCGCCATCGGTTCCCCGCCTAGCCTTTCTACGAGCGAACGCAACCTGACCCTCGCTACAAACGGGTTGAGCACTGTCAGGCAGCCGCCGATACACCCTCCGACGCACGCCTGCAGCTCGATGTACTCAACATCCGCGAGGCGCCCGCGCTCGATCTCCTCCAGGACTGTAATACAGCTGTGAATGCCGTCGACAGCGAGCATCTTCCCCGGCGCGATGGCCAGCGCTTCCCCTCCAGAACGCCCCCAGGAGTAGCCCACCCTGGAAGCCCGGCGAAGCCCCGACACGCCCTTCATCTTCGAGACCCGCTTGAGGATCTCGGGGTAGATGAGCGAGATGGCGATGGTCCCGTCCACTGCGGATACGTCCTCGCCAACAGGCTGTTTGACGGCTGTCACCTTGGCGGGGCACGGGGAGATGAAGAAGGTGCCCACGTCTCCCTCGCCTACCTTCAGCCCGGCGCGCGAAAAGGCTTTCCTGGCGAGGCGGGCGGATATCTCCATTGGCGACTCGACAGGCATGATGTATTCGAGTAGACTGGGGAATCTGACCTGCATGAGCCTGACCGCGGCGGGGCAGGCCGAGGATATCCAGGGCTTCCTCAGCCGGTTCTGTTTCATGAACTCACGGCTACCCACCGTGACGGCTTCAGCGCCGGCGGCCACCTCGTAAACTTCGTCGAAGCCGATGTCCCGGAGGGCCTGGATTATCGCGTCCGGCGGGACATCCTCATCGAACTGCCCGAACAGCGCAGGCGCCGGTAGCGCTATTCGCTTCTTGAAGGCGTGTATTCTCTCCAGCGTGTCGGTGACGGCGATCTTGGCATGGTTGGGACAGATACGGATACACTCGCCGCAATCGACGCATCGTTCCTCTATGATAGCGGCCTTGCCGCCGCGGACCCTTATTGCCTCGGTCGGACACCTCTTGATACAGTTGGTGCAGCCCTTGCACTTTTCCGCATCGAGCGTAACCGAATGGAAATAGGTCGTCATCTGGGTACCTCCGGTCCAATCCTTAGCGGCCCTGGATGAGCCTCGCCATCTACTTCGATGGGTGCGGCCTGCCGGTCTTGATGGTCATCCGGACGGTCGTGCCAATCCCCGGCTCGGACTCCACCGACATCTCGTCCGAGCACCTCTTCATGTTAGGCAAACCCATGCCCGCGCCAAACCCCATTTCCCTGATGTGCGGGGGCGCGGTCGAGTAACCTTCCTGCATCGCAAGTACTATGTCCCGGATGCCTGGACCTTCGTCTTCGGCCACTATCTCGACTGCCTCAGGCGAAATGCGGGCGCGGAGGATGCCGCGCCAGGCATGGATAACGATATTCATCTCGGCCTCGTATGCGCAGACGGCGCAACACCGCACAATCGAGTGGTCCAGGCCGATCTCCTGCAGCGTTCGCTTTATCCTGGATGCTCCGGTCCCGGCGGACTGGAAGTCCATACCCGTAACGGCGAACTCCAGAACGAGCGCCTCAGACGAATTGGACGTCACGGTAGCGACACGCCTTGAGCCCGGCACCGTACAGGAGGCCGCAGCTCTCGAACATAAGAAAATTCGTTACGAGTACGGGGATTCCCTTTTCTCTCGCGAGTTCGAGCACTCTCCCGCTCACCTGACGTGCCTTTCCTCTCACGAACAGGACGGCCGCCGCGTCGATCATCTCCGCGGTAAGGATCACCTGTTCGTTCACCAGTCCCGTGATAACGATGGTGTCCTGGAAGCCGAACGCAAGGACATCGCTCATCAGGTCGGCGGCGCAACCGGTCACCACCTGACTGTCGAGATTGTCCTCCCCGTACAGCACTTCGGCCTGCAATATATGCTTGATGTCCGAAAGCGTCATGGGTTCAGATCTGCCTTCCCGGTTCCCTCGACCTGTTGAAGACTTCGAGCACCTTTACCACAGCGAGAGCCAGCGCCACCCCGCCGAATGCCGTGAAGAGCTGGTACGTCGTCATTGCGTAGATCACGGGGGGTTTGAGCGGGACACTGTTGGCGAGCAGCAGTTTGACCCCGCCGAGCATCACCAACCACTTGGCCACCGCGCCCCCGAGCCCACCGGCGACCCTGTTGAGCCTGCGGGCAGCGGCGTATACCAGGACAATGGTAGCGTTGCCCGCCATGATTACC from Bacillota bacterium includes:
- the nuoF gene encoding NADH-quinone oxidoreductase subunit NuoF, with the protein product MEFYRSHVLVCAGAGCVSSGCKAVESALLEGIKRFNLEKEVRVVETGCMGPCDMGPIVVVYPEGVFYRKVKPEDVGDIVEQHLLKGRTVERLLYSEPGTRMVVPKIEEIDFFTKQTRIALRNTGVINPESIEEYIARDGYSALGKVLSSMTPEQVIDAVKRSGLRGRGGAGFPTGMKWEFTAKAQGSPKYVVCNADEGDPGAFMDRSVLEGDPHTVIEAMAICGYAIGANQGYVYVRAEYPLAVERLGKAIVQAREYGLLGNNIFGTPFSFDLEIRVGAGAFVCGEETALLASVMGKRGEPRPRPPFPAQSGLWDKPTVLNNVETWANVPPIILKGPEWFASLGTEKSKGTKVFALAGKIQNTGLVEVPMGIPLGEIIYDIGGGIPKGKKFKAAQTGGPSGGCIPPEYLSTPVDYESLAALGTIMGSGGLIIMDEDTCMVDLAKFFLEFCQDESCGKCAPCRIGTKRMYEILDRITKGQGKEGDVELLIELGKQIKNAALCGLGQTAPNPVLSTIKYFREEYDEHIREKKCRASVCATLFDSPCQNTCPAGIDVPIYVDYIKQKKHADAYLTVKRDNPFPLVCGRVCDHPCESKCRRAQIEQPVAIRTLKRFAADWELENKGELPTFAPAKTNGKKVAVVGAGPAGLSCAHYLALKGYKVTVFEALPVAGGMLAVGIPEYRLPKKLLAAEIESFKALGVEIKTGVKVGKDVTVDDLKKQGYQAIFVAVGAHADQKLGVPGEELEGVVSGVKFLRDLNLGKDPGVKGKKVAVIGGGNVAMDAARSALRCGAAEVSVIYRRRKEDMPAIPGEVDEAMHEGVKFTFLAAPLKVTGKDGKAESLECQRMNLGEFDRSGRRRPVPAQGATFAIPADLVVSAIGQAPEGEALAGTGVTLAKGGTVEADQKTMATRVKGIFAGGDCVTGPDTVIRAIAAGKKAASEIDRYLGGDGNVVPTVSVTRAITGEIIEKEMPRVKVGCIADRRRVSSFDEVELGLAEDAAVTEASRCLRCDVKEA
- a CDS encoding (2Fe-2S) ferredoxin domain-containing protein, with product MKSLQDLERIRKEVQERMRVREGEKETRVVVGMGTCGIAAGARDVMAAILAELAARNITDVTVTQTGCVGLCEYEPLVDVIRPGEEKVTYSYVNAEKARQIVAKHVVNGQIIGEWVIARKQ
- a CDS encoding ATP-binding protein; its protein translation is MEELALHILDLVTNSIEAGADRVIIGVDEDLVTDRLTITVEDNGRGMDKDLVRRVIDPFVTTRTTRKVGLGLPLLDAAARGSEGGMTIDSVKGRGTRVTAWFRRSHVDRAPLGDVARTVAVVVGGNPGVRVTYRHSVDGRSFELDTAELQDRLGDVPVGNPTVLTWIEGYLRESLREIGGARE
- the nuoE gene encoding NADH-quinone oxidoreductase subunit NuoE gives rise to the protein MEATVCQEEIDRRIEEVIARYKGVPSGLIQVLHQVQIAYGYLPKEVLLKVSEGLGVPLNEVYGVATFYAFFSLKPKGKYNVQVCKGTACYVRGAQRVIERLEKELGIPAGDTTDDHKFSIEIVRCLGACGLGPVFMIGEDVHARLKPDMVPGILGAYK
- a CDS encoding PHP domain-containing protein produces the protein MDLSWYGADLHVHTALSPCAHDGMSPSRIVRAAGERGISILGITDHNSAANAGAVTKAAEGTPVRVLPGMEVQTREEVHVICLFETVERARLLQDWVYERLPELPYSPQVFGRQILYDEDDRVLGECTMPLYAAVSAGLDELALEMDRLGGIMIAAHVDRPAFSVIGTLGFIPPDVHFDAVEISQRFEAGSIPPGIRRHLRDCGVVRSSDAHSIGEVGSAVTAFHIAGVSIAEMRAALRGEGLRRVVVLE
- a CDS encoding serine kinase, producing MAKEMGLRIVASAAGDGPMDRTVTGGYCSDLLSDVMANAREGHAWITIQTHRNVIAVAVLTGVAAVIIAGGKQPDSDTLEKAAEEGVTVLLSGDPSFEVAGRLYSLLQDPC
- a CDS encoding 4Fe-4S binding protein, translated to MTTYFHSVTLDAEKCKGCTNCIKRCPTEAIRVRGGKAAIIEERCVDCGECIRICPNHAKIAVTDTLERIHAFKKRIALPAPALFGQFDEDVPPDAIIQALRDIGFDEVYEVAAGAEAVTVGSREFMKQNRLRKPWISSACPAAVRLMQVRFPSLLEYIMPVESPMEISARLARKAFSRAGLKVGEGDVGTFFISPCPAKVTAVKQPVGEDVSAVDGTIAISLIYPEILKRVSKMKGVSGLRRASRVGYSWGRSGGEALAIAPGKMLAVDGIHSCITVLEEIERGRLADVEYIELQACVGGCIGGCLTVLNPFVARVRLRSLVERLGGEPMAVDENWAAGAAAEGFFSLRSEIRPRSVMALDSDVTKAISKMQALEETLKGLPGLDCGSCGSPSCRALAEDIVRGTAAETDCTFKLRERVQVLAEQVVDLARRLPPPMAAGQHTPGATQGAAQADAGGAGGGSDPGNAGGNAGDPGKVKGAK
- a CDS encoding anti-sigma regulatory factor, giving the protein MDFQSAGTGASRIKRTLQEIGLDHSIVRCCAVCAYEAEMNIVIHAWRGILRARISPEAVEIVAEDEGPGIRDIVLAMQEGYSTAPPHIREMGFGAGMGLPNMKRCSDEMSVESEPGIGTTVRMTIKTGRPHPSK
- a CDS encoding ECF transporter S component, which translates into the protein MNLTTRFLTRSAMMIALAVSIQALNLQQAITGPVINAVLLTSVDLINPLSGLIIGIITPWTAFVTGTMKVPVLLPVIMAGNATIVLVYAAARRLNRVAGGLGGAVAKWLVMLGGVKLLLANSVPLKPPVIYAMTTYQLFTAFGGVALALAVVKVLEVFNRSREPGRQI